The following coding sequences lie in one Hippopotamus amphibius kiboko isolate mHipAmp2 chromosome 17, mHipAmp2.hap2, whole genome shotgun sequence genomic window:
- the PNPO gene encoding pyridoxine-5'-phosphate oxidase isoform X2 translates to MTFGLRDFIVIFRRPAQWSSCLRHLCGRRAVMDLGPLRKSYRGEHEAFEETQLISLDPMKQFAAWFEEVVQCPDIGEANAMCLATCTRDGKPSARMVLLKGFGRDGFRFFTNFESRKGRELDSNPFASLVFYWEPLNRQVRVEGSVKKLPEEEAKCYFHTRPRTSQIGAAVSHQSSVIPDREYLRKKSKELEQLYQEQEVPKPKYWGGFVLYPQVIEFWQGQTNRLHDRIVFRRGVPTGGSPLGPMTHRGEEDWVYERLSP, encoded by the exons ATGACGTTTGGGCTGCGGGACTTCATCGTGATCTTCCGGCGACCCGCCCAGTGGTCCAGCTGCCTCCGCCACCTGTGCGGCCGCCGTGCTGTCATGGACCTGGGACCGCTGCGCAAGAGCTACCGCGGGGAGCATGAG GCATTTGAGGAGACTCAGCTGATCTCCTTGGACCCCATGAAGCAGTTTGCTGCCTGGTTCGAGGAGGTTGTCCAGTGTCCTGACATAGGGGAAGCCAATGCCATGTGTCTTGCTACGTGTACCAG AGATGGGAAACCGTCTGCCCGCATGGTGCTCCTGAAGGGCTTTGGCAGAGATGGCTTCCGCTTCTTCACTAACTTCGAGAGTCGAAAGGGAAGAGAACTG GACTCTAATCCCTTTGCTTCCCTTGTCTTCTACTGGGAGCCCCTAAACCGTCAG GTGCGAGTGGAGGGTTCCGTGAAGAAGCTACCCGAGGAGGAGGCCAAGTGCTACTTCCACACCCGCCCCAGGACCAGCCAGATTGGGGCTGCGGTCAGTCACCAGAGTTCCGTGATCCCCGATCGGGAG TATCTGAGAAAGAAAAGTAAGGAGCTGGAGCAACTCTACCAGGAACAAGAGGTGCCGAAGCCAAAATACTG GGGTGGCTTCGTACTGTACCCACAGGTAATAGAGTTCTGGCAAGGCCAAACCAACCGCCTGCACGACCGGATCGTCTTTCGACGGGGCGTACCGACAGGAGGCTCCCCCTTGGGGCCCATGACCCACCGAGGGGAGGAAGACTGGGTCTATGAGAGACTTTCGCCCTGA
- the SP2 gene encoding transcription factor Sp2 isoform X3, with translation MSDPQTSMAATAAVSPSDYLQPAASTTQDSQPSPLALLAATCSKIGPPAVEAAVTPPAPPQPTPRKLVPIKPAPLPLSPGKNSFGILSSKGNILQIQGSQLSASYPGGQLVFAIQNPTMINKGTRSNASIQYQAVPQIQASNSQTIQVQPNLTNQIQIIPGTNQAIITPSPSSHKPVPIKPAPVQKSSTTTTPVQSGANVVKLTGGGGNVTLTLPVNSLVNTSDTGAPTQLLTESPPAPLSKTNKKARKKSLPASQPPVAVAEQVETVLIETTADNIIQAGNNLLIVQSPGGGQPAVVQQVQVVPPKAEQQQVVQIPQQALRVVQAASATLPTVPQKPSQNFQIQAAEPSPTQVYIRTPSGEVQTVLVQDSPPATVATTSTTTCSSPASRAAHLSGTSKKHSAAILRKERPLPKIAPAGSIISLNAAQLAAAAQAMQTININGVQVQGVPVTITNTGGQQQLTVQNVSGNNLTISGLSPTQIQLQMEQALAGEAQPGEKRRRMACTCPNCKDGDKRSGEQGKKKHVCHIPDCGKTFRKTSLLRAHVRLHTGERPFVCNWFFCGKRFTRSDELQRHARTHTGDKRFECAQCQKRFMRSDHLTKHYKTHLVTKNL, from the exons ATGAGCG ATCCACAGACCAGCATGGCCGCCACTGCCGCTGTCAGTCCCAGTGACTACCTGCAGCCCGCCGCCTCCACCACCCAG GACTCCCAGCCATCTCCCTtagccctgcttgctgcaacaTGTAGCAAAATTGGCCCTCCAGCTGTTGAAGCTGCGGTGACACCTCCTGCTCCCCCGCAGCCCACACCACGGAAACTTGTCCCTATCAAACCTGCCCCTCTCCCTCTCAGTCCCGGCAAGAATAGCTTTGGAATTTTGTCCTCCAAAGGAAACATACTTCAGATTCAGGGGTCACAGCTGAGCGCATCCTATCCTGGTGGGCAGCTGGTGTTCGCTATCCAGAACCCCACCATGATCAACAAAGGGACCCGATCAAATGCCAGTATCCAGTACCAGGCGGTCCCTCAGATTCAGGCGAGCAATTCTCAGACCATCCAGGTACAGCCCAATCTTACCAATCAGATCCAGATCATCCCTGGCACCAACCAAGCCATCATCACTCCCTCACCATCCAGTCACAAGCCTGTCCCCATCAAGCCAGCCCCTGTCCAGAAGTCAAGTACAACCACCACTCCAGTGCAGAGTGGAGCCAACGTGGTGAAGCTGACAGGTGGAGGTGGCAATGTGACACTTACTCTGCCTGTCAACAGCCTTGTGAACACCAGCGACACCGGGGCCCCCACTCAGCTCCTCACGGAGAGCCCCCCCGCCCCACTGTCTAAGACTAACAAGAAAGCCAGGAAGAAGAgtcttcctgcctcccagcctcccgTGGCCGTGGCCGAGCAGGTGGAGACGGTGCTGATCGAGACCACCGCGGACAACATCATCCAGGCAGGAAACAACCTGCTCATCGTTCAGAGCCCTGGCGGGGGCCAGCCAGCCGTGGTCCAACAGGTCCAGGTGGTGCCCCCCAAGGCTGAGCAGCAGCAGGTGGTGCAGATCCCCCAGCAGGCCCTGCGGGTGGTGCAGGCGGCATCCGCCACGCTCCCCACCGTCCCCCAGAAGCCCTCCCAGAACTTTCAGATCCAGGCTGCCGAGCCGTCGCCTACTCAG GTCTACATCCGTACGCCTTCCGGTGAGGTACAGACGGTCCTTGTCCAGGACAGCCCCCCGGCAACAGTTGctaccacctccaccaccacttGTAGCAGCCCTGCATCCCGTGCGGCCCACCTGAGCGGGACCAGCAAAAAGCACTCGGCCGCGATTCTCCGGAAAGAACGGCCCCTGCCAAAGATTGCCCCTGCTGGGAGCATCATCAGCCTGAACGCAGCCCAGCTGGCGGCGGCGGCCCAGGCCATGCAGACCATTAACATCAACGGTGTCCAGGTCCAGGGCGTGCCCGTCACCATCACCAACACTGGCG ggCAGCAACAGCTGACGGTGCAGAATGTTTCTGGGAACAACCTGACCATCAGTGGGCTGAGCCCCACTCAGATCCAACTGCAGATGGAACAGGCTCTGGCTGGAGAAGCCCAGCCTGGGGAGAAGCGGCGCCGCATGGCCTGCACGTGTCCCAACTGCAAGGATGGGGACAAGAG GTCTGGAGAGCAGGGCAAGAAGAAGCACGTGTGCCACATCCCCGACTGCGGCAAGACTTTCCGTAAGACGTCCCTGCTGCGCGCTCACGTGCGCTTGCACACCGGCGAGCGGCCCTTCGTCTGCAACTGGTTCTTCTGTGGGAAGAGGTTCACACGCAGTGACGAGCTCCAGCGGCATGCCCGCACCCACACAG GGGACAAACGCTTCGAGTGCGCCCAGTGTCAGAAGCGCTTCATGAGGAGTGACCACCTCACCAAGCATTACAAGACCCACCTGGTCACGAAGAACTTGTAA
- the SP2 gene encoding transcription factor Sp2 isoform X2 codes for MSADPQTSMAATAAVSPSDYLQPAASTTQDSQPSPLALLAATCSKIGPPAVEAAVTPPAPPQPTPRKLVPIKPAPLPLSPGKNSFGILSSKGNILQIQGSQLSASYPGGQLVFAIQNPTMINKGTRSNASIQYQAVPQIQASNSQTIQVQPNLTNQIQIIPGTNQAIITPSPSSHKPVPIKPAPVQKSSTTTTPVQSGANVVKLTGGGGNVTLTLPVNSLVNTSDTGAPTQLLTESPPAPLSKTNKKARKKSLPASQPPVAVAEQVETVLIETTADNIIQAGNNLLIVQSPGGGQPAVVQQVQVVPPKAEQQQVVQIPQQALRVVQAASATLPTVPQKPSQNFQIQAAEPSPTQVYIRTPSGEVQTVLVQDSPPATVATTSTTTCSSPASRAAHLSGTSKKHSAAILRKERPLPKIAPAGSIISLNAAQLAAAAQAMQTININGVQVQGVPVTITNTGGQQQLTVQNVSGNNLTISGLSPTQIQLQMEQALAGEAQPGEKRRRMACTCPNCKDGDKRSGEQGKKKHVCHIPDCGKTFRKTSLLRAHVRLHTGERPFVCNWFFCGKRFTRSDELQRHARTHTGDKRFECAQCQKRFMRSDHLTKHYKTHLVTKNL; via the exons ATGAGCG CAGATCCACAGACCAGCATGGCCGCCACTGCCGCTGTCAGTCCCAGTGACTACCTGCAGCCCGCCGCCTCCACCACCCAG GACTCCCAGCCATCTCCCTtagccctgcttgctgcaacaTGTAGCAAAATTGGCCCTCCAGCTGTTGAAGCTGCGGTGACACCTCCTGCTCCCCCGCAGCCCACACCACGGAAACTTGTCCCTATCAAACCTGCCCCTCTCCCTCTCAGTCCCGGCAAGAATAGCTTTGGAATTTTGTCCTCCAAAGGAAACATACTTCAGATTCAGGGGTCACAGCTGAGCGCATCCTATCCTGGTGGGCAGCTGGTGTTCGCTATCCAGAACCCCACCATGATCAACAAAGGGACCCGATCAAATGCCAGTATCCAGTACCAGGCGGTCCCTCAGATTCAGGCGAGCAATTCTCAGACCATCCAGGTACAGCCCAATCTTACCAATCAGATCCAGATCATCCCTGGCACCAACCAAGCCATCATCACTCCCTCACCATCCAGTCACAAGCCTGTCCCCATCAAGCCAGCCCCTGTCCAGAAGTCAAGTACAACCACCACTCCAGTGCAGAGTGGAGCCAACGTGGTGAAGCTGACAGGTGGAGGTGGCAATGTGACACTTACTCTGCCTGTCAACAGCCTTGTGAACACCAGCGACACCGGGGCCCCCACTCAGCTCCTCACGGAGAGCCCCCCCGCCCCACTGTCTAAGACTAACAAGAAAGCCAGGAAGAAGAgtcttcctgcctcccagcctcccgTGGCCGTGGCCGAGCAGGTGGAGACGGTGCTGATCGAGACCACCGCGGACAACATCATCCAGGCAGGAAACAACCTGCTCATCGTTCAGAGCCCTGGCGGGGGCCAGCCAGCCGTGGTCCAACAGGTCCAGGTGGTGCCCCCCAAGGCTGAGCAGCAGCAGGTGGTGCAGATCCCCCAGCAGGCCCTGCGGGTGGTGCAGGCGGCATCCGCCACGCTCCCCACCGTCCCCCAGAAGCCCTCCCAGAACTTTCAGATCCAGGCTGCCGAGCCGTCGCCTACTCAG GTCTACATCCGTACGCCTTCCGGTGAGGTACAGACGGTCCTTGTCCAGGACAGCCCCCCGGCAACAGTTGctaccacctccaccaccacttGTAGCAGCCCTGCATCCCGTGCGGCCCACCTGAGCGGGACCAGCAAAAAGCACTCGGCCGCGATTCTCCGGAAAGAACGGCCCCTGCCAAAGATTGCCCCTGCTGGGAGCATCATCAGCCTGAACGCAGCCCAGCTGGCGGCGGCGGCCCAGGCCATGCAGACCATTAACATCAACGGTGTCCAGGTCCAGGGCGTGCCCGTCACCATCACCAACACTGGCG ggCAGCAACAGCTGACGGTGCAGAATGTTTCTGGGAACAACCTGACCATCAGTGGGCTGAGCCCCACTCAGATCCAACTGCAGATGGAACAGGCTCTGGCTGGAGAAGCCCAGCCTGGGGAGAAGCGGCGCCGCATGGCCTGCACGTGTCCCAACTGCAAGGATGGGGACAAGAG GTCTGGAGAGCAGGGCAAGAAGAAGCACGTGTGCCACATCCCCGACTGCGGCAAGACTTTCCGTAAGACGTCCCTGCTGCGCGCTCACGTGCGCTTGCACACCGGCGAGCGGCCCTTCGTCTGCAACTGGTTCTTCTGTGGGAAGAGGTTCACACGCAGTGACGAGCTCCAGCGGCATGCCCGCACCCACACAG GGGACAAACGCTTCGAGTGCGCCCAGTGTCAGAAGCGCTTCATGAGGAGTGACCACCTCACCAAGCATTACAAGACCCACCTGGTCACGAAGAACTTGTAA
- the SP2 gene encoding transcription factor Sp2 isoform X4, with translation MAATAAVSPSDYLQPAASTTQDSQPSPLALLAATCSKIGPPAVEAAVTPPAPPQPTPRKLVPIKPAPLPLSPGKNSFGILSSKGNILQIQGSQLSASYPGGQLVFAIQNPTMINKGTRSNASIQYQAVPQIQASNSQTIQVQPNLTNQIQIIPGTNQAIITPSPSSHKPVPIKPAPVQKSSTTTTPVQSGANVVKLTGGGGNVTLTLPVNSLVNTSDTGAPTQLLTESPPAPLSKTNKKARKKSLPASQPPVAVAEQVETVLIETTADNIIQAGNNLLIVQSPGGGQPAVVQQVQVVPPKAEQQQVVQIPQQALRVVQAASATLPTVPQKPSQNFQIQAAEPSPTQVYIRTPSGEVQTVLVQDSPPATVATTSTTTCSSPASRAAHLSGTSKKHSAAILRKERPLPKIAPAGSIISLNAAQLAAAAQAMQTININGVQVQGVPVTITNTGGQQQLTVQNVSGNNLTISGLSPTQIQLQMEQALAGEAQPGEKRRRMACTCPNCKDGDKRSGEQGKKKHVCHIPDCGKTFRKTSLLRAHVRLHTGERPFVCNWFFCGKRFTRSDELQRHARTHTGDKRFECAQCQKRFMRSDHLTKHYKTHLVTKNL, from the exons ATGGCCGCCACTGCCGCTGTCAGTCCCAGTGACTACCTGCAGCCCGCCGCCTCCACCACCCAG GACTCCCAGCCATCTCCCTtagccctgcttgctgcaacaTGTAGCAAAATTGGCCCTCCAGCTGTTGAAGCTGCGGTGACACCTCCTGCTCCCCCGCAGCCCACACCACGGAAACTTGTCCCTATCAAACCTGCCCCTCTCCCTCTCAGTCCCGGCAAGAATAGCTTTGGAATTTTGTCCTCCAAAGGAAACATACTTCAGATTCAGGGGTCACAGCTGAGCGCATCCTATCCTGGTGGGCAGCTGGTGTTCGCTATCCAGAACCCCACCATGATCAACAAAGGGACCCGATCAAATGCCAGTATCCAGTACCAGGCGGTCCCTCAGATTCAGGCGAGCAATTCTCAGACCATCCAGGTACAGCCCAATCTTACCAATCAGATCCAGATCATCCCTGGCACCAACCAAGCCATCATCACTCCCTCACCATCCAGTCACAAGCCTGTCCCCATCAAGCCAGCCCCTGTCCAGAAGTCAAGTACAACCACCACTCCAGTGCAGAGTGGAGCCAACGTGGTGAAGCTGACAGGTGGAGGTGGCAATGTGACACTTACTCTGCCTGTCAACAGCCTTGTGAACACCAGCGACACCGGGGCCCCCACTCAGCTCCTCACGGAGAGCCCCCCCGCCCCACTGTCTAAGACTAACAAGAAAGCCAGGAAGAAGAgtcttcctgcctcccagcctcccgTGGCCGTGGCCGAGCAGGTGGAGACGGTGCTGATCGAGACCACCGCGGACAACATCATCCAGGCAGGAAACAACCTGCTCATCGTTCAGAGCCCTGGCGGGGGCCAGCCAGCCGTGGTCCAACAGGTCCAGGTGGTGCCCCCCAAGGCTGAGCAGCAGCAGGTGGTGCAGATCCCCCAGCAGGCCCTGCGGGTGGTGCAGGCGGCATCCGCCACGCTCCCCACCGTCCCCCAGAAGCCCTCCCAGAACTTTCAGATCCAGGCTGCCGAGCCGTCGCCTACTCAG GTCTACATCCGTACGCCTTCCGGTGAGGTACAGACGGTCCTTGTCCAGGACAGCCCCCCGGCAACAGTTGctaccacctccaccaccacttGTAGCAGCCCTGCATCCCGTGCGGCCCACCTGAGCGGGACCAGCAAAAAGCACTCGGCCGCGATTCTCCGGAAAGAACGGCCCCTGCCAAAGATTGCCCCTGCTGGGAGCATCATCAGCCTGAACGCAGCCCAGCTGGCGGCGGCGGCCCAGGCCATGCAGACCATTAACATCAACGGTGTCCAGGTCCAGGGCGTGCCCGTCACCATCACCAACACTGGCG ggCAGCAACAGCTGACGGTGCAGAATGTTTCTGGGAACAACCTGACCATCAGTGGGCTGAGCCCCACTCAGATCCAACTGCAGATGGAACAGGCTCTGGCTGGAGAAGCCCAGCCTGGGGAGAAGCGGCGCCGCATGGCCTGCACGTGTCCCAACTGCAAGGATGGGGACAAGAG GTCTGGAGAGCAGGGCAAGAAGAAGCACGTGTGCCACATCCCCGACTGCGGCAAGACTTTCCGTAAGACGTCCCTGCTGCGCGCTCACGTGCGCTTGCACACCGGCGAGCGGCCCTTCGTCTGCAACTGGTTCTTCTGTGGGAAGAGGTTCACACGCAGTGACGAGCTCCAGCGGCATGCCCGCACCCACACAG GGGACAAACGCTTCGAGTGCGCCCAGTGTCAGAAGCGCTTCATGAGGAGTGACCACCTCACCAAGCATTACAAGACCCACCTGGTCACGAAGAACTTGTAA
- the SP2 gene encoding transcription factor Sp2 isoform X1, protein MAQVSAPDPQTSMAATAAVSPSDYLQPAASTTQDSQPSPLALLAATCSKIGPPAVEAAVTPPAPPQPTPRKLVPIKPAPLPLSPGKNSFGILSSKGNILQIQGSQLSASYPGGQLVFAIQNPTMINKGTRSNASIQYQAVPQIQASNSQTIQVQPNLTNQIQIIPGTNQAIITPSPSSHKPVPIKPAPVQKSSTTTTPVQSGANVVKLTGGGGNVTLTLPVNSLVNTSDTGAPTQLLTESPPAPLSKTNKKARKKSLPASQPPVAVAEQVETVLIETTADNIIQAGNNLLIVQSPGGGQPAVVQQVQVVPPKAEQQQVVQIPQQALRVVQAASATLPTVPQKPSQNFQIQAAEPSPTQVYIRTPSGEVQTVLVQDSPPATVATTSTTTCSSPASRAAHLSGTSKKHSAAILRKERPLPKIAPAGSIISLNAAQLAAAAQAMQTININGVQVQGVPVTITNTGGQQQLTVQNVSGNNLTISGLSPTQIQLQMEQALAGEAQPGEKRRRMACTCPNCKDGDKRSGEQGKKKHVCHIPDCGKTFRKTSLLRAHVRLHTGERPFVCNWFFCGKRFTRSDELQRHARTHTGDKRFECAQCQKRFMRSDHLTKHYKTHLVTKNL, encoded by the exons ATGGCCCAGGTCTCAGCAC CAGATCCACAGACCAGCATGGCCGCCACTGCCGCTGTCAGTCCCAGTGACTACCTGCAGCCCGCCGCCTCCACCACCCAG GACTCCCAGCCATCTCCCTtagccctgcttgctgcaacaTGTAGCAAAATTGGCCCTCCAGCTGTTGAAGCTGCGGTGACACCTCCTGCTCCCCCGCAGCCCACACCACGGAAACTTGTCCCTATCAAACCTGCCCCTCTCCCTCTCAGTCCCGGCAAGAATAGCTTTGGAATTTTGTCCTCCAAAGGAAACATACTTCAGATTCAGGGGTCACAGCTGAGCGCATCCTATCCTGGTGGGCAGCTGGTGTTCGCTATCCAGAACCCCACCATGATCAACAAAGGGACCCGATCAAATGCCAGTATCCAGTACCAGGCGGTCCCTCAGATTCAGGCGAGCAATTCTCAGACCATCCAGGTACAGCCCAATCTTACCAATCAGATCCAGATCATCCCTGGCACCAACCAAGCCATCATCACTCCCTCACCATCCAGTCACAAGCCTGTCCCCATCAAGCCAGCCCCTGTCCAGAAGTCAAGTACAACCACCACTCCAGTGCAGAGTGGAGCCAACGTGGTGAAGCTGACAGGTGGAGGTGGCAATGTGACACTTACTCTGCCTGTCAACAGCCTTGTGAACACCAGCGACACCGGGGCCCCCACTCAGCTCCTCACGGAGAGCCCCCCCGCCCCACTGTCTAAGACTAACAAGAAAGCCAGGAAGAAGAgtcttcctgcctcccagcctcccgTGGCCGTGGCCGAGCAGGTGGAGACGGTGCTGATCGAGACCACCGCGGACAACATCATCCAGGCAGGAAACAACCTGCTCATCGTTCAGAGCCCTGGCGGGGGCCAGCCAGCCGTGGTCCAACAGGTCCAGGTGGTGCCCCCCAAGGCTGAGCAGCAGCAGGTGGTGCAGATCCCCCAGCAGGCCCTGCGGGTGGTGCAGGCGGCATCCGCCACGCTCCCCACCGTCCCCCAGAAGCCCTCCCAGAACTTTCAGATCCAGGCTGCCGAGCCGTCGCCTACTCAG GTCTACATCCGTACGCCTTCCGGTGAGGTACAGACGGTCCTTGTCCAGGACAGCCCCCCGGCAACAGTTGctaccacctccaccaccacttGTAGCAGCCCTGCATCCCGTGCGGCCCACCTGAGCGGGACCAGCAAAAAGCACTCGGCCGCGATTCTCCGGAAAGAACGGCCCCTGCCAAAGATTGCCCCTGCTGGGAGCATCATCAGCCTGAACGCAGCCCAGCTGGCGGCGGCGGCCCAGGCCATGCAGACCATTAACATCAACGGTGTCCAGGTCCAGGGCGTGCCCGTCACCATCACCAACACTGGCG ggCAGCAACAGCTGACGGTGCAGAATGTTTCTGGGAACAACCTGACCATCAGTGGGCTGAGCCCCACTCAGATCCAACTGCAGATGGAACAGGCTCTGGCTGGAGAAGCCCAGCCTGGGGAGAAGCGGCGCCGCATGGCCTGCACGTGTCCCAACTGCAAGGATGGGGACAAGAG GTCTGGAGAGCAGGGCAAGAAGAAGCACGTGTGCCACATCCCCGACTGCGGCAAGACTTTCCGTAAGACGTCCCTGCTGCGCGCTCACGTGCGCTTGCACACCGGCGAGCGGCCCTTCGTCTGCAACTGGTTCTTCTGTGGGAAGAGGTTCACACGCAGTGACGAGCTCCAGCGGCATGCCCGCACCCACACAG GGGACAAACGCTTCGAGTGCGCCCAGTGTCAGAAGCGCTTCATGAGGAGTGACCACCTCACCAAGCATTACAAGACCCACCTGGTCACGAAGAACTTGTAA